GTGAAGATACTTGTAGGAGCTCACCTACGTGAGCTGGGGAACACTTGGGAGGGTGCAGCCGACctggggtgtgtgggtgtgtggaggggtgtgtgtatgtggcaCCAGGCACTGAACAAAACGCAGACTCAGTCTCTGAGAACTGATGTTCCAGTGGAGGAATTCAGATAATAAACAACGGCAAACAAACGAGGCAGTTTCAAAGAGTGACaaatgctaaaatgaaaaagttggACTGTGATAGGGAGTGCCCAGGAGGAGCAACGCTAGATGGTGTTGTTGGGGAGGGCTTCAGAGGAGGGGACATCCGAGCTAAGACCTGAATAAGCAGAGAGGGAGCCATGTTAAAattatgggaagaaaaaaaaaattctgggaagaATGGTCTAGAGtgaagaaacagcaagtgcaaaggccctgagacaggaCTGTCCCTGGTGTGTctgaggaacagcaaggaggtCAGTGTGCCTGGAACAGAGTGAGTGAggggtgagtgggagggagaagagggcagggaggggacaggaagagGGTGCAGGGCCTTGTAGGACACAGGAAGATTTGGGTTTTTGCTCTGAGTGAGCTGGGGGCCTAGAAAAGGCAGAGATACGCCTGACTCTGGCAGCTGTGGGAGAAACAGATCAAAGATTGATGATGGACAActggaggcctggggtgggggtgggggggcagctgcTGTAAAGAAATCCAGATGCTCTCTTGAGCTGAGATCATGTTGGGGGGTGGTGACTGGGGGCCGGGGTGTGTGGAGGAATTCAGGGTCTAAACAGAAAAACTGACAGGCCTGGCTGATAGGTTGGATCTGCTGTGAAAAATGGGAGACGAGTGATTTTGGGGTTGGTCAGAGGACGTGGGAGCTGGGGTACCGGCTACTAGACTGAGTCAGTGAGACTTACCTCTCACCCCACCTCACCTCCTCCTGCCCGTTCTCCTGACAGCTTCCGCTTCAGcttcccagacttttttttttttttttaataaatcaggCACGGTTGTAGCCTCAGGGACTTTGCATTTGCCCGTGCCCCTGGCAAGGATGCTCTTCCTCCCGACATCATTacttcctccctcacctcctccaggagctCTTCCCTCCTTTCGCATTGCTGGGGGGCCCAGATCCCCACATCTCTTCGCTGTTCTACTTCTATCTTGGCAGCGTCTAATACACTCTGTTGATTCTCACagtttatttactttgtttcttgCCCACTAGGCCgggaatttttgtcttttgtttcctaCTGTATTCCCTAGAACTGAggctggcacacagcaagcactcaGGTGAatgcttgctttttttgttttgttgttgtttaagatttatttattttttattcatgagagacacacacagagaggcagagacacaggcagagggagtagcaggctccgtgcaggaagcccgaggcgggactcgatcccagggcctacacgatcacgccccgggccgaaggcaggcgctcaagcTCAACGGCTGAGCGGCCCAGGCGTCCCAAgtgaatgtttgctgaatgaatgcacGCCCCGCGGTCCCGCAGGGCTCCTGGAACTCAGTGGAGACGCCAGGGTGGGATCCCCTTGGGGCCTCTGCAGCCTGGGGAGCGGCGGGGCTCGGGGCCTGGCCCAGCCCGGGCTCCCCTCCTTCCCCGCGTCCTCCGCCTGCAGGTGGGCCATGTCGGCGCCTCCGCTGCGCACGCTgcagctgctgctcctgctgggcGCGACgtgggcgcgggcgggggccCCGCGCTGCACCTACACCTTCGTGCTGCCGCAGCAGAAGTTCACGGGCGCCGTGTGCTGGAGCGGGCCGtccgccgcgcgccccgccgccgAGGCCGTGAACGCCAGCGAGGTGGCAGCGCTGCGCATGCGCGTGGGCCGCCACGAGGAGCTGCTGCGCGAACTCCAGCGGCTGGCGGCGGCCGACGGCGCGGTGGCGGGAGAGGTGCGCGCGCTGCGCAAGGAGAGCCGCGGCCTGAGCGCGCGCCTGGGCCAGCTGCGCGCGCAGCTGCAGCACGAggcgggcccgggggcgggcccgggggcggggccgggcccagGGGCGGAGCCCGCCGCGCTGCTGGCGCTGCTCGGGGAGCGCGTGCTCAACGTGTCCGCGGAGGCGCAGCGCGCCGCCGCCCGCTTCCACCAGCTGGATGTCAAGTTCCGGGAGCTGGCGCAGCTGGTCACCCGGCAGAGTGGCCTCATCGCCCGCCTGGAGCGCCTGTGCCCGGGGGGCACGGGCGGGCAGCAGCAGGTAACGTCTAAGCTCGGCAGAGTCGCTGTCACTTCCTGCGTGCGGCCTCAGTGAGAACGGGCTCCTGCACCCCCGCGCACGGTATCTGATCCGCAGATCTGAAACCCGAAAGGGCCCCAAGCCTGATTCCTGCCGCTCCTCCCACAGCTCATTTGGGTCAGGACGAGACTGGTGGCTAAATCTTTACTTATCCActtaacatttaatataaatattatgttatattaaatataataaatataacacaaaCATTTAATATGAATGTTTGTAGAGCCTGTATTCAAGCATATTATTTTAGGTACAGAGCGGAGACCCATGGTACGGAGGTGCTATGTGATATACATATGGGCCGTGATACTGTTTCTAACTGCTGCCATATTATCCTTAATTCCGGGTCATGGCTGGCCCTGATTTTGAATAAGGTTGTTGCTTTGTGACAATCCACACCTTACGGGGCTGTTGGGAGGATTCTAAGTTAATACGCATTGTCGGAGGTACTCGCATCATCCCTACTTTGCAGAGAAAGGGCGTCAGAGCTACAAATCAGTGGCTGTGAACACCAGAGGGGGGATTtaggcccagctctgcccttgACAGCTAGTTAGGCTTTGGGGAGTATCAGTTCTAGGGCTGGGACATGCCCCTGCCTCATCTCCCACCCATCTGGGTGTTGGTAGATTTAGGGGCCCAGTGTCTTTTCAACTGAAGGCTAGTGCAATCACATCTTAGTCTCTTGGTCACCCCAGGTGCTGCCACCACCTCTGGTCCCTGTGGTTCCAGTCAGTCTGGTGGGTGGCACTAATGACACCAGCAGGAGGCTAGACCCAGCTCCAGAGCCCCAGAGAGACCAGACCCTGAGACAGCAGGGGCCCTTGGCCTCTCCCATGCCTGCAGGGCACCCTGCTGTCCCCACCAAGCCAACAGGTAAGATGAGGGCAGGGCTGTTGGGGTGAGGAGCGAGGGGACCCCCAGTGCAGTGGGAGTAGAGGGAAATAGGAGCCAGCATTTTAATGGCAGATTTTTCTCATGGTAAGGGGACCGGAGGAAATGCTTCTATTCCGGTGTTGGAACAAGGAGCTATGGCTCTCATTCTGATAAAGACCCAAATTCTTACTGTTATATGAAAATGGGAAAGGAGGTACTTTTCTTTTGATGAGGGGACAGGGAATTTCGGATTGCTTATTGGTAAGCATTTAAGCTCGATCAGAGTGTCATGTTCAGAATTCCTATTCTGGTGAGATTGTAGAACCAAGATTTAAGTACCCCAGGCTCCACATTTACTGTAGTGAGAAAAGAATGAACTAGTCTTAACTCAGGTACTGGAGACTGGATACTGGCACTCTTATTTTGGTCAGGGAATGGGAGAGGCAGGACTGCTATTTTGGTAAGGGGATGATAT
This window of the Canis lupus dingo isolate Sandy chromosome 20, ASM325472v2, whole genome shotgun sequence genome carries:
- the ANGPTL6 gene encoding angiopoietin-related protein 6 isoform X1, yielding MLAFFVLLLFKIYLFFIHERHTQRGRDTGRGSSRLRAGSPRRDSIPGPTRSRPGPKAGAQAQRLSGPGVPSECLLNECTPRGPAGLLELSGDARVGSPWGLCSLGSGGARGLAQPGLPSFPASSACRWAMSAPPLRTLQLLLLLGATWARAGAPRCTYTFVLPQQKFTGAVCWSGPSAARPAAEAVNASEVAALRMRVGRHEELLRELQRLAAADGAVAGEVRALRKESRGLSARLGQLRAQLQHEAGPGAGPGAGPGPGAEPAALLALLGERVLNVSAEAQRAAARFHQLDVKFRELAQLVTRQSGLIARLERLCPGGTGGQQQVLPPPLVPVVPVSLVGGTNDTSRRLDPAPEPQRDQTLRQQGPLASPMPAGHPAVPTKPTGPWQDCAEAHQAGHRQSGVYELQLGRHVVSVWCEQQLEGGGWTVIQRRQDGSVNFFTTWQHYKVGFGQPDGEYWLGLEPVHQLTSRGDHELLVLLEDWGGRGARAHYDGFSLEPESDYYRLRLGQYHGDAGDSLSWHNDKPFSTVDRDRDSYSGNCALYQRGGWWYHACAHSNLNGMWHRGGHYRSRYQDGVYWAEFRGGAYSLKKVAMLIRPLRL